CCTGGTCCCGCTGGACGGCCTCGACCCGGTTGCCGCGGTCCCGCTGACCGACGCGGGCCTCACGCCGTACCACGCGGTCAAGCGGGCGCTGCCCCGCCTCGTGCCGGGCTCCACCGCCGTGGTGATCGGCGCCGGCGGCCTCGGACACGTCGCCGTGCAGCTGCTGCGGGCGCTGTCCCCGGCCCGGGTGGTCGCCCTCGACATCAGTGAGGACAAGCTGCGGCTGGCCCGCGAGGTCGGGGCGCACGAGACGGTCAGGTCCGACGAGCGGGCCGCCGCCGCGGTCCGCGAACTGACCGGCGGGCTGGGCGCCGAGGCCGTGTTCGACTTCGTCGGCGCCGCGCCGACCGTCGCCACCGCAGGGGCCGTGGCCGCCGTCGAGGGCGAGATCTCCGTCGTCGGCCTCGGCGGCGGGGCGCTGCCCGTCGGCTTCGGCCGGCTGCCGCACGAGGTCACGGTCAGCTCCCCGTACTGGGGCAGCCGCGGTGAACTCGCCGAGGTGCTGGCCCTGGCCCGCTCCGGCGCGCTGTCGGTGCACACGGAGACCTTCACACTCGACGAGGCACCGCTCGCCTACGAACGGCTGCACGCGGGCCGCATCGACGGGCGCGCGGTGGTCCTGCCCAACGGCTGAGCGGCGGGCCCCTCAGGAGGTGAGCGCCACCACGGCCTCGTCCGTGTAGACGAGGAACGTCAGCGTCTGCCGGAAGTACAGCTCGATCGCCTGCGCGTCGTGGGCGGTGTAGCCGATCGCGAGATCCTGGCCGAGCCGCAGCTCGAAGTCACCGCCCCGGGTGGACACCAGGAAGGCGCCGTCCACGGCGGGCGCCCAGATGGGCGGCCCGTCCAGGAGCCGGCTCAGATGCGCGGCGATCGGGTAGCCGTGGTCGGACGTCTCGTTCACCGCCGTGTACGGGTCGGCGCCCAGCACCAGCGCGTACGGACCGGCGACCCCGGCCAGCCGCAGCGTCGTCAGGGCGTGGCTGACCGCGTCCGGGTAGTCGCGCGGCTCCGCCGGCAGGCTCACCACCGGATTGGAGGTGCGCCTGCGCAGCCCGTCGATGCCCGCCGCCGCGTACCCCTCGAAGACGGCACGGTCCTCCGCGAACGCCATGGCGCGCGCCGCGTCCTTCACCGGCTGCCAGTCGGAGTCCTGCGCGCCGCGCTCCACGTCGTCCACCGCGTCCCGGGTGACCTTGAAGGGGACGCGCAGCTCGACGAGGGGCTGCACCTGGCGCAGCCGCGCGGTCACGCCCTGCGCGGGCGCCTCGATGGCGGTGAGGTGGCCGGTGCCCACCGCCGCCAGCGCCGGTCCCTCGGGCCCGGTCACGTCCACGGCGCGCCGGCCGCCGACGTTGCGCTGGAAGGTGCGGCGGGCCTCGTCCTCGATCTGGGCCCACGCCTCGGGCGTGATCGGGGCGAGTTCGCGGTGGAGGTTGGTCATGGCGGTGGGCGTGGACATGGATCAGGCTCCTTTCAGACTGCCGATCCCCAGGGAGCCCTCCGCCACGGCGGTGACCGCGGGCGGGGGCGGCGGGTCGTCGAGGAAGTCGGCGGTGGGGACGTGGAAGAGGCAGCCGGTGACCGCGGTGGAGAAGTCGAGGATCCGGTCGTGCACGCCGGGCCGGTCGCCGAGGAACATGTTCCGCAGCATCTGCTCGGTCACCGCGGGCGTACGGGCGTAGCCGATGAAGTAGGTGCCGAACTCGCCCTCGCCGACGCGTCCGAAGGGCATGTTGTCCCGGACGATCTTGCGTTCGGTGCCGTCCTCGTCGGTGACGGTGTTGAGCGCGACATGGGAGTCGACGGGCTTGACGTCGTCGGGCATCTCGACGTTGTCCAGCTTGGAGCGGCCGATGACCTTCTCCTGCTCCTCCACCGGCAGCGCCTTCCACGCGGCGAGGTCGTGCAGATACTTCTGGACGACGACGTAGCTGCCGCCCGCGAAGTCCGGGTCCTCCTCGCCGATGTGGACGGCGTCCAGGGCCAGGCGCCCCTCCGGGTTCTCGCTGCCGTCGACGAAACCGAGCAGGTCGCGCTCGTCGAACGACTTGAAGCCGTGCACCTCGTCCACGACCGTGACGGCGCCGCTGAGGCGCTCACCGATCAGCTGGGCCATCTCGAAGCACAGGTCCATGCGCCGGGAGCGCAGATGGAAGAGGAGGTCGCCC
The sequence above is drawn from the Streptomyces sp. SAT1 genome and encodes:
- a CDS encoding NAD(P)-dependent alcohol dehydrogenase; this translates as MKALQYRTVGAPPEVVTVPDPEPGPGQILLKVTAAGVCHSDIAVMSRPAEALSFPLPLTLGHEGVGTVAALGAGVTGLAEGDQVAVYGPWGCGACPKCAEGKENYCLRAGALGIRPPGLGAPGAMAEYLLVDDARHLVPLDGLDPVAAVPLTDAGLTPYHAVKRALPRLVPGSTAVVIGAGGLGHVAVQLLRALSPARVVALDISEDKLRLAREVGAHETVRSDERAAAAVRELTGGLGAEAVFDFVGAAPTVATAGAVAAVEGEISVVGLGGGALPVGFGRLPHEVTVSSPYWGSRGELAEVLALARSGALSVHTETFTLDEAPLAYERLHAGRIDGRAVVLPNG
- a CDS encoding family 1 encapsulin nanocompartment shell protein gives rise to the protein MSTPTAMTNLHRELAPITPEAWAQIEDEARRTFQRNVGGRRAVDVTGPEGPALAAVGTGHLTAIEAPAQGVTARLRQVQPLVELRVPFKVTRDAVDDVERGAQDSDWQPVKDAARAMAFAEDRAVFEGYAAAGIDGLRRRTSNPVVSLPAEPRDYPDAVSHALTTLRLAGVAGPYALVLGADPYTAVNETSDHGYPIAAHLSRLLDGPPIWAPAVDGAFLVSTRGGDFELRLGQDLAIGYTAHDAQAIELYFRQTLTFLVYTDEAVVALTS
- a CDS encoding Dyp-type peroxidase; this encodes MVEPQSVIAPPARSALFLVCTIVSGGEAVVRDLLPDVAGLKRSVGFRAPDDDLTCVVGIGSTAWDRLFDGPRPRELHPFVPLTGARHHAPSTPGDLLFHLRSRRMDLCFEMAQLIGERLSGAVTVVDEVHGFKSFDERDLLGFVDGSENPEGRLALDAVHIGEEDPDFAGGSYVVVQKYLHDLAAWKALPVEEQEKVIGRSKLDNVEMPDDVKPVDSHVALNTVTDEDGTERKIVRDNMPFGRVGEGEFGTYFIGYARTPAVTEQMLRNMFLGDRPGVHDRILDFSTAVTGCLFHVPTADFLDDPPPPPAVTAVAEGSLGIGSLKGA